One Burkholderia sp. PAMC 26561 genomic window carries:
- the secF gene encoding protein translocase subunit SecF produces the protein MEFFRIRRDLPLMQRALLFNAISLITFLAAVFFLLHRGLHLSVEFTGGTVVEVQYPQAVPLEPVRSTLGALGYPDAQVQNFGTSRDVLIRLPLKQGLTSAQQSDQVMSALKNQDAQVQLQRVEFVGPQVGKELVTNGLLALACVVIGIVIYLSFRFEWKYAVAGVIANLHDVVIILGFFAFFQWEFSLSVLAAILAVLGYSVNESVVIFDRIRETFRKQRKMTVIEVINHAITSTMSRTIITHGCTEMMVLSMFFFGGATLHYFALALTVGILFGIYSSVFVAAALAMWLGVKREDLVKDKKPKFDPTDPNAGAEV, from the coding sequence ATGGAATTCTTTCGTATTCGCCGCGACTTGCCGTTGATGCAGCGAGCGTTGCTGTTCAACGCGATCTCGCTCATCACGTTTCTTGCCGCCGTATTTTTCCTGTTGCATCGCGGGTTGCATCTGTCGGTGGAATTCACCGGCGGCACCGTGGTGGAAGTGCAATACCCGCAAGCCGTGCCCCTCGAACCGGTACGCAGCACGCTGGGCGCGCTCGGTTATCCCGATGCCCAGGTGCAGAACTTCGGCACCTCGCGTGACGTGTTGATTCGCTTGCCGTTGAAGCAGGGCTTGACGTCGGCGCAGCAGAGCGATCAGGTGATGAGCGCGCTGAAGAACCAGGACGCGCAGGTGCAGTTGCAGCGCGTGGAGTTCGTCGGTCCGCAGGTCGGTAAAGAGCTCGTGACCAACGGCCTGCTTGCGCTGGCATGCGTGGTGATCGGCATTGTGATTTACCTGTCGTTCCGGTTTGAATGGAAATACGCAGTGGCCGGCGTGATCGCCAACTTGCACGACGTGGTGATCATTCTCGGTTTCTTCGCGTTCTTCCAGTGGGAGTTTTCGCTGTCGGTGCTCGCAGCGATTCTCGCGGTGCTGGGTTACTCGGTGAACGAGTCGGTGGTCATCTTCGACCGGATTCGCGAGACCTTCCGCAAGCAGCGCAAGATGACGGTGATCGAGGTGATCAACCACGCAATCACGAGCACCATGTCGCGAACCATCATCACCCATGGCTGTACCGAAATGATGGTGCTGTCCATGTTCTTCTTCGGCGGCGCGACCCTGCACTATTTTGCGCTGGCGTTGACGGTGGGTATCTTGTTCGGGATCTATTCGTCGGTGTTCGTTGCCGCCGCGCTGGCCATGTGGCTTGGCGTGAAGCGCGAAGACCTGGTGAAGGACAAGAAGCCGAAATTCGATCCGACCGATCCGAACGCAGGCGCAGAGGTTTGA
- the secD gene encoding protein translocase subunit SecD, protein MNRYPLWKYAVMLVALVIGLVYTLPNFFGEAPAVQVSSGKVTVKLDSSTLANVESALSASKITPDEVTFDNSSANANIRVRLKDTDTQLRVKDLLQKTLNSDPSDPQYVVALNLQAASPRWLTALHALPMYLGLDLRGGVHFLLQVDMAGALNKKLDSNATDARALLRDKNIRDGGVNRVNQAVVVNFSDQAAADSARTVLSTSLNELQWATRQGSDGYQVVGTFTPAAQKTVEDAALKQNIITLHNRVNELGVAEPVIQQQGADRIVVELPGVQDTAKAKDIIGRTATLEARLADPTNTHPGPNDPVPPGDELFPQGNAGPVLVRKQVIFSGDRIIDASAGFDEHQRPSVNIRLDAAGGRSVSSVSRDNIGKPMAMILFEKGKGEVLTVATIQSELGDRFQITGQPSPQAATDLALLLRAGSLAAPMDIIEERTIGPSLGADNIKKGFDSVQYGFAAIAVFMIAYYMLFGLISMLSLSVNLLLLVAILSMLQATLTLPGIAAIALALGMAIDANVLINERIREELRNGAPPQLAIQNGFSHAWATILDSNVTTLIAGLALLAFGSGPVRGFAVVHCIGILTSMFSAVFFSRGLVNLWYGGKKKLQSLAIGQVWRPEGGDTAAATAAYLANQRGDDSPVDEIIQPAARVKAPVPARPQKQAAPALRNGKPVVRRRSGPGVEPKKPGSSN, encoded by the coding sequence ATGAATCGCTACCCACTTTGGAAATATGCCGTGATGCTGGTGGCGCTCGTCATCGGCCTCGTCTATACACTGCCCAATTTTTTCGGCGAAGCGCCGGCGGTGCAGGTATCGAGCGGCAAAGTAACGGTCAAGCTTGATTCGTCAACGCTTGCCAATGTCGAGAGCGCGCTGTCGGCGAGCAAGATCACGCCTGACGAAGTCACGTTCGACAACTCGTCGGCCAATGCAAACATCCGCGTGCGCCTGAAAGACACGGACACGCAATTGCGCGTGAAGGATCTGTTGCAGAAAACGCTCAACAGCGATCCGAGCGATCCGCAATATGTCGTCGCGTTGAACCTGCAGGCAGCTTCGCCGCGCTGGCTCACCGCGTTGCATGCATTGCCGATGTATCTCGGCCTCGACTTGCGCGGCGGCGTTCACTTCCTGTTGCAAGTGGACATGGCAGGCGCGCTGAACAAGAAGCTGGATTCGAACGCCACCGACGCACGCGCCCTCTTGCGCGACAAGAACATCCGCGATGGCGGCGTGAATCGCGTGAACCAGGCCGTGGTGGTGAATTTCTCCGACCAGGCCGCAGCCGATTCCGCGCGCACCGTGCTTTCGACCAGCCTGAACGAGTTGCAATGGGCGACGCGTCAAGGCAGCGACGGTTACCAGGTGGTCGGCACGTTCACGCCGGCTGCGCAAAAAACGGTTGAAGACGCCGCGCTCAAGCAGAACATCATCACGCTGCATAACCGCGTGAACGAACTTGGCGTGGCCGAGCCGGTGATCCAGCAGCAAGGTGCCGACCGCATCGTGGTCGAGTTGCCGGGCGTGCAGGACACGGCGAAGGCGAAGGACATCATCGGACGGACTGCCACGCTTGAAGCGCGTCTCGCCGATCCGACCAATACGCATCCCGGTCCGAACGACCCGGTTCCGCCGGGCGACGAACTCTTCCCGCAAGGCAACGCAGGCCCCGTTCTCGTGCGCAAGCAGGTGATCTTCTCGGGTGACCGGATCATCGACGCATCGGCGGGATTCGACGAACATCAGCGTCCGTCCGTCAACATTCGCCTCGACGCCGCCGGCGGGCGTTCGGTGAGCAGCGTGTCGCGTGACAACATCGGCAAGCCGATGGCCATGATCCTGTTCGAAAAGGGCAAGGGCGAAGTGCTGACGGTCGCGACCATCCAGTCGGAACTCGGCGACCGCTTCCAGATCACCGGCCAGCCCTCGCCGCAAGCCGCAACCGATCTCGCGCTGTTGCTGCGCGCAGGTTCGCTCGCGGCGCCAATGGACATCATCGAAGAACGCACGATCGGCCCGAGCCTGGGCGCCGACAACATCAAGAAGGGCTTCGATTCCGTGCAGTACGGTTTCGCCGCCATCGCTGTCTTCATGATCGCGTACTACATGCTGTTCGGCCTGATCTCCATGCTGTCGCTGTCGGTGAACCTGCTGCTGCTGGTCGCGATTCTCTCCATGCTGCAAGCCACGCTGACACTGCCGGGTATCGCGGCTATTGCGCTGGCACTCGGTATGGCAATCGATGCAAACGTGCTGATCAACGAACGGATCCGCGAGGAACTGCGTAACGGCGCGCCGCCGCAGCTCGCGATCCAGAACGGCTTCTCGCACGCATGGGCGACGATTCTCGACTCGAACGTGACCACGTTGATTGCCGGCCTGGCGCTGCTCGCGTTTGGTTCGGGCCCGGTTCGCGGCTTTGCGGTCGTGCACTGTATCGGCATCCTGACGTCCATGTTCTCGGCGGTGTTCTTCTCGCGCGGTCTGGTGAACCTTTGGTACGGCGGCAAGAAGAAGCTGCAATCGCTCGCGATTGGACAGGTATGGCGTCCGGAAGGCGGCGATACGGCGGCTGCAACAGCGGCGTACCTCGCGAATCAGCGCGGCGACGATTCCCCTGTCGACGAAATCATCCAGCCGGCCGCCCGTGTCAAGGCGCCGGTTCCCGCACGTCCGCAAAAGCAGGCTGCGCCCGCGCTTCGCAACGGCAAGCCGGTTGTTCGCCGCCGCTCGGGTCCGGGTGTCGAACCGAAAAAACCCGGCTCGTCCAACTGA
- the yajC gene encoding preprotein translocase subunit YajC, with the protein MDFISRAFGQGADGAQSSIMSFLPLILMFAVLYFIMIRPQMKRQKEHRNMLGAMAKGDEVVTNGGIVGKVTKVTDAYVGVEIAEGTEITIQKASVTTILPKGTIKSL; encoded by the coding sequence GTGGATTTTATTTCAAGAGCCTTCGGACAAGGCGCCGACGGTGCGCAATCGAGCATCATGAGTTTTCTGCCTCTGATCTTGATGTTCGCTGTGTTGTACTTCATCATGATTCGCCCGCAAATGAAGCGTCAGAAGGAACATCGCAACATGCTGGGCGCGATGGCGAAGGGTGACGAAGTCGTAACGAACGGCGGTATTGTCGGCAAGGTGACGAAGGTGACGGACGCGTATGTAGGCGTTGAGATCGCGGAAGGCACGGAAATCACCATCCAGAAGGCGTCTGTCACGACCATCCTCCCGAAAGGCACGATCAAGTCGCTGTAA
- the tgt gene encoding tRNA guanosine(34) transglycosylase Tgt, which translates to MNEVTNATSRPENGLKFDLITTDGQARRGRVTLNHGVVETPIFMPVGTYGTVKAVAPRELEEMHAQIILGNTFHLWLRPGLETIAAHGGLHRFMNWNRPILTDSGGFQVFSLGDLRKITEDGVTFASPINGDKLFLSPEISMQIQKVLNSDIVMQFDECTPYATNGVPTPHKDAADSMRMSMRWAKRSVDEFAKGGNPNALFGIVQGGMFEDLRDESLAGLADIGFHGFAIGGLSVGEPKEDMMRVLEHIGPKLPADKPHYLMGVGTPEDLVAGVASGVDMFDCVMPTRNARNGWLFTRFGDVKIRNAAHKNSLKPLDESCGCYTCRNFTRGYLHHLHRVGEILGSQLNTIHNLHYYLQLMQEIRDSIENHMFGAFVKVFHENRARGID; encoded by the coding sequence ATGAACGAAGTAACCAACGCCACGTCCCGCCCTGAAAACGGCCTGAAGTTCGACCTGATCACCACTGACGGCCAGGCCCGCCGTGGCCGCGTCACGTTGAACCACGGCGTGGTCGAAACGCCGATCTTCATGCCTGTCGGCACATACGGCACGGTGAAAGCCGTCGCGCCGCGCGAACTCGAGGAAATGCACGCGCAGATCATCCTCGGCAACACGTTTCACCTGTGGCTGCGCCCGGGGCTCGAAACCATCGCGGCGCATGGCGGATTGCACAGGTTCATGAACTGGAACCGGCCGATCCTTACGGATTCCGGCGGCTTCCAGGTCTTCTCCCTCGGCGACCTGCGCAAGATCACTGAAGATGGTGTCACGTTCGCATCACCCATCAACGGCGACAAGCTGTTTTTATCGCCGGAAATCTCGATGCAGATTCAGAAAGTGCTGAATTCGGACATCGTGATGCAGTTCGATGAATGCACCCCCTACGCCACCAACGGCGTACCCACGCCGCACAAGGACGCGGCTGACTCCATGCGCATGTCGATGCGCTGGGCAAAGCGTTCCGTCGATGAATTCGCCAAAGGCGGCAACCCGAACGCGCTGTTCGGGATCGTGCAGGGCGGCATGTTCGAAGACTTGCGCGACGAATCGCTGGCCGGACTGGCGGACATCGGGTTCCACGGCTTTGCGATCGGCGGCTTGTCGGTGGGCGAGCCCAAAGAAGACATGATGCGGGTGCTGGAACATATCGGCCCGAAGCTTCCCGCCGACAAACCGCATTACCTGATGGGCGTGGGCACGCCGGAAGACCTGGTCGCGGGCGTGGCATCGGGCGTGGACATGTTCGACTGCGTGATGCCGACCCGCAATGCGCGCAACGGCTGGCTGTTCACGCGTTTTGGCGACGTGAAGATCCGCAACGCCGCGCACAAGAATTCACTCAAGCCACTCGATGAAAGCTGCGGCTGCTACACGTGCCGCAATTTCACGCGCGGCTATCTGCACCATTTGCATCGTGTGGGGGAGATCCTCGGCTCGCAACTGAACACGATCCACAACCTGCATTACTACTTGCAACTGATGCAGGAAATCCGCGATTCGATCGAAAACCATATGTTCGGTGCGTTCGTGAAGGTGTTTCACGAGAACCGCGCACGCGGAATCGACTGA
- the queA gene encoding tRNA preQ1(34) S-adenosylmethionine ribosyltransferase-isomerase QueA: MFTLSDFDFNLPPELIAQTALTERSASRLLEVDNSAASPAFTDRQFTELPGLLEPGDLLVFNDTKVLKARFLGQKASGGRIEVLVERLTGATTALAQIRASKSPQPGTKIVLADAFEVTVGERVEPFYTLHFPADCLTLIEQYGRLPLPPYIEHDPDAYDETRYQTVYAANPGAVAAPTAGLHFDANLLEALDARGMERATLTLHVGAGTFQPVRVENLAEHKMHSEWYRLPQALADKIAATKARGNSVIAVGTTSMRALEAAARDADEAGRPLAETSAETDIFITPGYQFRVVDRLVTNFHLPKSTLMMLVSAFAGMDPIRAAYAHAIEKRYRFFSYGDAMLLTRQ; the protein is encoded by the coding sequence ATGTTCACGCTTTCCGACTTCGATTTTAATCTGCCACCCGAGCTGATCGCGCAAACGGCGCTCACCGAGCGCAGCGCGAGCCGTCTGCTCGAGGTGGACAACAGCGCGGCTTCGCCCGCTTTCACTGACCGCCAGTTCACGGAACTCCCCGGTCTGCTGGAACCCGGCGACCTGCTGGTATTCAACGATACCAAAGTCCTGAAGGCGCGGTTCCTCGGCCAGAAGGCCAGCGGCGGGCGCATCGAGGTGCTCGTCGAGCGTCTGACGGGGGCAACGACCGCGCTTGCGCAGATCCGGGCGAGCAAAAGTCCGCAGCCGGGCACGAAGATCGTCCTCGCCGATGCGTTCGAAGTCACCGTCGGCGAGCGGGTGGAACCGTTCTACACGCTGCATTTCCCGGCGGATTGCCTGACGCTCATCGAGCAATATGGGCGCTTGCCGTTGCCGCCGTACATCGAACACGATCCCGATGCCTACGACGAAACCCGCTATCAGACGGTCTATGCGGCCAATCCCGGTGCGGTCGCAGCGCCCACGGCGGGCCTGCATTTCGATGCAAACCTGCTCGAAGCCCTCGATGCCCGCGGCATGGAACGCGCGACGTTGACGCTGCACGTCGGCGCGGGCACGTTCCAGCCGGTGCGCGTGGAAAACCTCGCGGAGCACAAGATGCACAGCGAGTGGTACAGGCTGCCGCAGGCGCTCGCCGACAAGATCGCGGCCACGAAAGCGCGTGGAAATAGCGTGATCGCAGTTGGAACCACGTCGATGCGCGCCCTCGAAGCCGCCGCCCGCGACGCCGACGAAGCCGGCCGGCCGCTCGCCGAAACCAGCGCCGAGACCGATATTTTCATCACACCGGGTTATCAGTTTCGCGTAGTTGACCGGCTCGTCACGAACTTCCATTTGCCGAAATCGACGCTGATGATGCTCGTCTCCGCGTTCGCCGGCATGGACCCGATCCGCGCCGCATATGCGCATGCGATCGAAAAGCGGTACCGGTTTTTCAGTTACGGCGACGCGATGTTGCTGACGCGGCAATAA
- the recG gene encoding ATP-dependent DNA helicase RecG, translating into MPLSDRRLLVDPDAEIAPEAAGEPDAPIQKPKRARARKLADLEIADKVQPLKPAAPPPKPVDKLAKLGLKSDIDLVLHLPMRYEDETTITPIGHLIPGDNTQTEGVVFDNEIAYRPRRQLLVKMHDDAGDELTLRFLNFYGSQVKQMAIGVRLRVRGDVRGGFFGMEMVHPQVRPVDEDTPLPQALTPVYPSTAGVSQAYLRKAIDSALSRVHLPELLPEKIARAHLQPLNVPGLLDAVRTLHHPHADSDENALIDGTHPAWTRIKFEELLAQQLSLKRAHEERRTRAAPVMPRLHDAPESLVARFLKTLPFKLTGAQERVCAEISGELTLPHPMQRLLQGDVGSGKTIVAALAAAQAIDAGYQAALMAPTEILAEQHARKLRAWLEPLGVTVAWLARSLKAKEKRAALEAAASGAAQLVIGTHAIIQDAVEFARLGFAIIDEQHRFGVAQRLALRAKAQNAGDGVQNFQPHQLMMSATPIPRTLAMTYYADLDVSTIDELPPGRTPILTKLVSDNRRDEVIARVREAALTGRQVYWVCPLIEESETLQLQTAVETYETLAVALPELRIGLVHGRLPPAEKAAVMDAFTRAEVQLLVATTVIEVGVDVPNASLMVIEHAERFGLAQLHQLRGRVGRGSAASVCVLMYAGPLSQTARARLQTMRETTDGFEIARRDLEIRGPGEFLGARQSGAAMLRFASLENDGWLIEPARAAADQMLAQFPEAVTSHLARWLGAREQYLKA; encoded by the coding sequence ATGCCCTTGTCCGACCGCCGTTTGCTCGTCGATCCCGATGCCGAAATTGCTCCTGAAGCAGCGGGCGAACCGGACGCGCCCATACAAAAGCCCAAGCGCGCACGCGCGAGAAAACTCGCCGATCTTGAAATCGCGGACAAGGTCCAGCCGCTCAAACCCGCCGCGCCGCCGCCCAAACCCGTCGATAAACTCGCGAAGCTCGGCTTGAAATCGGATATCGATCTGGTGCTGCATCTGCCGATGCGCTATGAAGACGAAACGACCATCACGCCGATCGGTCATCTGATCCCGGGCGACAACACCCAGACCGAAGGCGTCGTATTCGACAACGAGATTGCCTACCGGCCGCGCCGCCAGTTGCTCGTGAAAATGCACGACGACGCCGGCGACGAACTCACGCTTCGCTTCCTCAATTTCTACGGCTCGCAGGTCAAGCAGATGGCGATCGGCGTGCGTTTGCGGGTTCGCGGCGATGTGCGCGGCGGCTTCTTCGGCATGGAGATGGTCCATCCGCAAGTGCGTCCCGTCGATGAAGACACGCCGCTGCCCCAGGCGCTCACGCCGGTTTATCCGAGCACGGCGGGCGTGTCGCAGGCGTATTTGCGCAAGGCCATCGACAGCGCGTTGTCGCGTGTTCATCTGCCGGAACTGCTGCCCGAGAAAATCGCCCGCGCGCATCTTCAGCCGCTGAATGTTCCCGGCCTGCTCGACGCCGTAAGAACGCTGCACCATCCCCATGCCGATTCCGATGAAAACGCGCTGATCGACGGCACGCACCCGGCGTGGACACGTATCAAGTTCGAGGAATTGCTCGCACAGCAGTTGTCGTTGAAGCGCGCGCACGAGGAGCGCCGCACGCGCGCCGCGCCTGTGATGCCGCGTTTGCATGACGCGCCTGAATCGCTCGTCGCGCGGTTTTTGAAGACGCTTCCGTTCAAGCTGACCGGCGCGCAGGAACGGGTGTGCGCGGAGATCTCGGGCGAACTGACGTTGCCGCATCCCATGCAGCGTCTGCTTCAGGGCGATGTGGGCAGCGGCAAGACCATCGTGGCCGCGCTGGCTGCGGCGCAGGCCATCGACGCCGGTTATCAGGCCGCGCTGATGGCGCCGACCGAGATCCTCGCCGAGCAGCACGCGCGCAAGCTCCGCGCGTGGCTCGAACCATTGGGCGTGACCGTCGCGTGGCTTGCCAGAAGCTTGAAAGCGAAGGAAAAGCGCGCGGCGCTCGAAGCGGCGGCGTCCGGCGCGGCGCAGCTCGTGATCGGCACGCACGCGATCATTCAGGACGCGGTGGAGTTCGCGCGCCTGGGCTTCGCGATCATCGATGAACAACATCGCTTTGGCGTGGCGCAGCGGCTTGCATTGCGCGCCAAGGCGCAAAACGCCGGCGATGGCGTGCAGAATTTCCAGCCGCATCAACTGATGATGTCCGCCACGCCGATTCCGCGCACGCTCGCAATGACGTATTACGCGGATCTGGATGTATCGACTATCGACGAGTTGCCGCCGGGCCGCACGCCGATCCTGACCAAGCTCGTTTCCGATAACCGCCGCGACGAAGTCATCGCCCGTGTGCGCGAGGCGGCGCTGACCGGCCGGCAAGTGTATTGGGTTTGTCCGCTGATCGAGGAAAGCGAGACGTTGCAGTTGCAGACGGCGGTGGAAACCTACGAGACGCTGGCCGTGGCGCTGCCCGAATTGCGCATCGGGCTCGTGCATGGCCGTTTGCCGCCCGCTGAAAAAGCCGCTGTCATGGACGCGTTCACGCGTGCCGAAGTCCAGTTGCTGGTTGCAACGACCGTGATTGAAGTGGGCGTGGACGTGCCGAATGCATCGCTGATGGTGATCGAGCACGCCGAGCGTTTCGGCCTCGCGCAGCTTCATCAGTTGAGAGGGCGCGTGGGGCGGGGAAGCGCCGCGTCCGTATGCGTGCTGATGTACGCGGGGCCTTTGTCGCAGACGGCGCGCGCCCGATTGCAGACCATGCGCGAAACCACCGATGGCTTCGAAATCGCGCGCCGGGACCTCGAAATTCGCGGGCCTGGCGAATTTCTCGGCGCACGGCAATCCGGCGCTGCGATGCTGCGCTTTGCCAGCCTGGAAAACGATGGCTGGCTGATCGAGCCCGCGCGCGCGGCGGCCGATCAGATGCTCGCGCAATTCCCTGAAGCCGTCACCAGTCACCTCGCCCGCTGGCTCGGCGCACGCGAGCAATATCTGAAAGCGTGA
- a CDS encoding hydrogen peroxide-inducible genes activator produces MTLTELKYIVAVARERHFGRAAEACFVSQPTLSVAIKKLEDELNVQIFERGTSEVSVTPIGEQIVTQAQRVLEQTLAIKEIAKQGKDPLVGPLRLGVIYTIGPYLLPTLVKQMIKRVPQMPLMLQENYTLKLIELLKQGEIDVAIMALPFPETGLMVRPLFDEPFVVAMPAGHPWENREKINADDLKLETMLLLGSGHCFRDHVLGVCPELMRFSQNADGIQKTFEGSSLETIRHMVASGVGITVLPRMSVMEVKPHAAGVDAGLLSYVPFNDPVPDRRVVLAWRKSFTRMPAIEAICDAIAACNIPGVTRLELPAAVN; encoded by the coding sequence ATGACCCTTACCGAATTGAAGTACATCGTTGCAGTGGCCCGCGAGCGGCATTTCGGCCGTGCGGCCGAGGCGTGTTTCGTAAGCCAGCCGACTTTGTCGGTGGCAATCAAGAAGCTCGAAGACGAACTGAACGTACAGATTTTCGAACGCGGTACCAGCGAAGTCAGTGTGACGCCCATCGGCGAACAGATCGTGACTCAGGCGCAGCGCGTCCTGGAGCAGACGCTCGCGATCAAGGAAATCGCCAAGCAGGGCAAGGATCCGCTGGTCGGGCCGCTGCGGCTGGGCGTGATCTATACCATCGGGCCGTATCTCCTGCCCACGCTCGTCAAGCAGATGATCAAGCGCGTGCCGCAGATGCCGCTGATGCTGCAGGAAAACTACACGCTCAAGCTGATCGAACTGCTGAAGCAGGGCGAAATCGATGTCGCCATCATGGCGCTGCCGTTCCCGGAAACCGGCTTGATGGTCCGCCCGCTCTTCGATGAACCGTTCGTCGTCGCCATGCCTGCCGGTCATCCGTGGGAAAACCGCGAGAAGATCAACGCCGATGACCTGAAGCTCGAAACCATGCTGCTGCTCGGCAGCGGCCATTGTTTCCGCGACCACGTGCTCGGCGTATGTCCCGAGTTGATGCGGTTTTCGCAGAACGCGGACGGCATCCAGAAGACGTTCGAAGGGTCATCGCTGGAAACCATCCGGCATATGGTCGCAAGCGGCGTGGGCATTACCGTGCTGCCACGCATGTCGGTGATGGAAGTGAAGCCGCACGCAGCGGGCGTCGATGCCGGTTTGCTCAGCTACGTTCCCTTCAATGACCCCGTGCCGGATCGTCGTGTCGTGCTCGCGTGGCGCAAGAGCTTCACGCGGATGCCGGCCATCGAAGCGATCTGCGATGCAATCGCCGCCTGCAATATTCCCGGCGTAACGCGGCTTGAACTACCCGCCGCAGTCAATTAA
- a CDS encoding catalase: protein MTNRTLTTAAGAPVGDNQNSVTAGPRGPIALQDFWLIEKLAHFDREVIPERRVHAKGSGAFGTLTVTHDISRFTKAKVFAEVGKQTPMFMRFSTVAGERGAADAERDVRGFSIKFYTEEGNWDVVGNNTPVFFIRDPLKFPDFIHTQKRDPYTNMRSNVAAWDFWSRHPESLHQVTILMSDRGIPKSYRQMHGFGSHTYSFINANNERFYVKFHFKSQQPLENFTDAEASAVVGSDRESAQRDLVDNIDRGNFPKWNFRIQVMTEAEAATYRMNPFDITKVWPHKDFPLIDVGTLELNRNAGNYFADVEQAAFTPANVVPGIGFSPDRLLQGRLFSYGDAHRYRLGINHHQIPVNAPKAAVQNSFHRDGGMRVDGNSGGRVNYEPNRFGDFSQDASVNEPALAAGAVERYDHREDTDYYSQPGDLFRLFDDAQKQRFFGNIARHIHGVPNEIVKVQIEHFRRADPAYAAGVVKALAALGQVVETADAELEAAMK from the coding sequence ATGACCAATCGCACCCTTACCACCGCAGCAGGCGCGCCAGTCGGCGACAACCAGAACTCCGTGACCGCCGGCCCGCGCGGCCCGATTGCGCTGCAGGATTTCTGGCTGATCGAAAAGCTCGCGCACTTCGACCGCGAAGTGATTCCGGAGCGCCGCGTGCATGCCAAGGGATCGGGCGCGTTCGGCACGTTGACCGTCACGCACGACATCTCGCGCTTCACGAAAGCCAAGGTGTTCGCGGAAGTCGGCAAGCAGACGCCGATGTTCATGCGCTTCTCGACGGTTGCCGGCGAGCGCGGCGCAGCCGACGCCGAGCGCGATGTGCGCGGATTCTCGATCAAGTTCTACACGGAAGAAGGCAACTGGGACGTAGTCGGCAACAACACGCCGGTGTTTTTCATCCGTGATCCGCTGAAGTTTCCCGACTTCATCCACACGCAAAAGCGCGATCCGTACACCAACATGCGCAGCAACGTGGCGGCGTGGGACTTCTGGTCGCGGCATCCGGAGTCGTTGCATCAGGTCACCATCCTGATGAGCGACCGTGGAATTCCGAAAAGCTACAGGCAGATGCATGGTTTCGGGTCGCACACGTATTCGTTCATCAACGCGAACAACGAACGGTTCTATGTGAAGTTCCACTTCAAGTCGCAGCAGCCGCTCGAGAATTTCACCGACGCAGAAGCGTCGGCCGTAGTGGGCAGTGACCGGGAAAGCGCGCAACGCGATCTGGTGGACAACATCGATCGCGGCAATTTCCCGAAGTGGAATTTCCGCATCCAGGTGATGACGGAGGCAGAAGCGGCGACGTATCGCATGAATCCTTTCGATATCACCAAGGTATGGCCGCACAAGGATTTCCCGCTGATCGACGTGGGCACGCTCGAGTTGAATCGCAACGCCGGCAACTATTTCGCGGACGTGGAGCAAGCCGCTTTCACGCCGGCGAACGTGGTGCCGGGCATCGGCTTCTCGCCGGACCGCTTGCTGCAAGGCCGTTTGTTCTCGTATGGCGATGCGCACCGGTATCGCCTTGGCATCAATCACCATCAGATTCCGGTGAATGCGCCGAAGGCTGCCGTGCAGAACTCGTTTCATCGCGATGGCGGCATGCGTGTCGATGGCAACAGCGGCGGCCGCGTGAACTACGAGCCGAACCGCTTCGGCGACTTCTCGCAGGACGCGAGCGTGAATGAGCCGGCTTTGGCCGCGGGTGCGGTGGAGCGCTACGACCATCGTGAAGACACGGACTACTACAGCCAGCCGGGCGACCTGTTCCGCCTCTTCGACGACGCGCAAAAGCAGCGCTTCTTCGGCAACATCGCGCGGCATATCCATGGCGTGCCGAACGAGATCGTCAAGGTTCAGATCGAGCACTTCCGGCGCGCCGACCCCGCGTATGCGGCGGGTGTGGTGAAAGCGCTGGCGGCATTGGGCCAGGTAGTCGAGACCGCCGACGCGGAGCTTGAAGCAGCAATGAAGTAA
- a CDS encoding Dps family protein gives MAKKIASPAVNIGISDKDRKKIADGLSHLLADTYTLYLKTHNFHWNVTGPMFNTLHLMFEGQYTELALAVDAIAERIRALGVYAPGSYREFAKLSSIPEADGIPAAAEMIRQLVEGQEAVVRTARAIFPLTDNANDEPTADLLTQRMQIHEKTAWMLRAMLAE, from the coding sequence ATGGCGAAGAAAATCGCATCACCGGCTGTGAATATCGGTATCAGCGACAAAGACCGCAAGAAGATTGCCGATGGCTTGTCGCATCTCCTGGCCGACACCTACACGCTGTATCTGAAGACGCACAATTTTCACTGGAACGTTACGGGGCCGATGTTCAACACGCTCCACCTGATGTTCGAAGGTCAATACACTGAATTGGCGCTGGCGGTGGATGCCATCGCCGAACGTATCCGCGCGCTGGGCGTGTATGCGCCGGGCAGCTATCGCGAGTTCGCGAAGCTCTCGTCCATTCCGGAAGCCGATGGCATTCCGGCCGCCGCGGAGATGATCCGTCAACTGGTGGAAGGGCAGGAAGCCGTGGTGCGCACCGCGCGCGCAATCTTTCCGCTAACCGATAACGCCAACGACGAACCGACGGCCGATCTGTTGACGCAGCGCATGCAGATTCACGAAAAGACGGCGTGGATGTTGCGCGCGATGCTGGCGGAGTAA